One genomic window of Blastopirellula retiformator includes the following:
- a CDS encoding purine-nucleoside phosphorylase, which translates to MFRLSVEVEETAAAVRRRWNRRPKAGIILGTGLGSLTDGIDVEASIAYDDLPYFPQATALSHAGRLICGKLGGVDVLVMEGRFHLYEGYSLDQITLPVRVMQELGAQLLVVSNASGGMNPYYHSGDIMLMEDHINMMWRSPLVGHTDEGKLAERFPDMSSPYDRRLLKLAAKVARRESIRFHQGVYVAMSGPNYETRAEYRFLRQIGGDVVGMSTVPEVIVARQCGLQVLALSTVTNICLPDDLGRVGKYDVINAAKAAEPKLRRIVREVIREA; encoded by the coding sequence TTGTTTCGACTGTCTGTGGAAGTGGAAGAAACCGCCGCCGCGGTTCGTCGCCGTTGGAACCGGCGTCCCAAGGCGGGCATCATCCTGGGGACCGGGCTCGGCAGTCTGACCGATGGCATCGACGTCGAGGCCTCGATCGCCTATGACGATCTACCATACTTCCCGCAAGCGACCGCGCTCAGCCATGCCGGTCGCTTGATTTGCGGCAAGCTGGGAGGCGTCGACGTCTTGGTGATGGAAGGCCGCTTCCATCTCTACGAAGGGTATTCGCTCGACCAGATCACGCTGCCGGTCCGCGTGATGCAAGAGTTGGGCGCTCAGCTGCTGGTCGTCAGCAACGCCTCCGGCGGGATGAACCCGTACTATCACTCGGGCGACATCATGCTGATGGAAGACCATATCAACATGATGTGGCGCAGTCCGCTGGTGGGTCACACCGACGAAGGGAAACTGGCCGAGCGGTTCCCCGACATGTCGTCTCCCTACGATCGTCGGCTGCTGAAGCTGGCGGCCAAAGTCGCCCGGCGAGAGTCAATCCGCTTCCACCAAGGGGTGTACGTGGCGATGAGCGGCCCGAACTACGAAACCCGAGCCGAGTACCGATTCTTACGGCAGATCGGCGGCGACGTCGTCGGCATGTCGACCGTGCCGGAGGTAATCGTCGCGCGGCAATGCGGACTGCAGGTATTAGCCTTGTCGACGGTCACCAACATCTGCCTGCCCGACGACCTGGGCCGGGTCGGCAAGTACGACGTGATCAATGCGGCGAAGGCGGCCGAGCCAAAACTGCGTCGCATTGTGCGAGAAGTGATCCGCGAAGCTTAA
- a CDS encoding type 1 glutamine amidotransferase domain-containing protein: MNESKPLSGKRIVIFVGDIYEDLELWYPHLRLIEAGAQSVLAGPDAGATYAGKNGYPAKSDVAIADVDPNDFDGVICPGGFMPDKLRRDDKVKEIIRHFDQKQQLIAAVCHGGWMPISAGVYKGVRTTGSPGIKDDLINAGAIWEDASVVVDRHHVSSRKPDDLPDFCGGILQVLASQS, translated from the coding sequence ATGAACGAAAGCAAGCCCCTCAGCGGCAAACGAATCGTCATTTTCGTCGGCGACATCTACGAAGACCTGGAACTGTGGTATCCCCACCTGCGGCTCATCGAGGCGGGCGCCCAGTCGGTGCTGGCCGGTCCCGACGCTGGCGCCACGTACGCCGGCAAGAATGGCTATCCGGCGAAAAGCGACGTCGCGATCGCCGACGTCGACCCGAATGACTTCGACGGGGTGATCTGCCCCGGCGGCTTCATGCCAGACAAACTGCGCCGCGACGACAAGGTAAAAGAGATCATTCGCCACTTCGATCAGAAACAACAGCTGATCGCCGCGGTTTGCCATGGCGGCTGGATGCCGATTTCGGCCGGCGTCTACAAAGGAGTCCGCACGACCGGTTCGCCGGGGATCAAAGATGACCTGATCAACGCCGGCGCGATCTGGGAAGACGCCTCGGTGGTGGTCGACCGGCATCACGTCAGCAGCCGCAAGCCGGACGACCTGCCGGACTTTTGCGGCGGCATCCTGCAGGTTTTGGCGAGCCAATCGTGA
- a CDS encoding SDR family oxidoreductase: protein MSFEINGKVALVTGANRGIGKSIVETLLAHGAKKVYAAVRNPQSAQPLVEKYGDRVVPVEVDLQTQETIQAAASAASDVELVINNAGVYKSESPLSSAAFDALQFEMDVNVYGLIRVAQAFAPVLKNNGGGVFVQLNSVVSIKTFLSAATYSASKAAAYSITQALREELAGQGTAVMSVHPGPIATEMADHAGFTDIAEPPSVVAEAIVAALASGEFHVFPDAMAKQFHSGYESYAKNFIEADMAEA from the coding sequence ATGAGTTTTGAAATCAATGGCAAAGTCGCTTTGGTAACCGGCGCCAACCGGGGCATTGGAAAGTCGATCGTCGAAACGCTGCTGGCCCATGGCGCAAAAAAGGTTTACGCCGCCGTTCGCAATCCTCAGTCGGCTCAGCCGCTGGTCGAAAAGTACGGTGATCGAGTCGTTCCGGTCGAAGTCGACTTGCAAACACAAGAGACCATCCAGGCGGCGGCCAGTGCGGCGAGCGACGTCGAACTGGTCATCAACAACGCCGGCGTCTACAAGTCCGAGTCTCCCCTCTCCTCCGCTGCATTTGACGCCCTGCAATTTGAAATGGACGTCAACGTCTACGGCCTCATACGCGTCGCCCAGGCGTTCGCCCCCGTACTAAAGAACAACGGAGGCGGCGTCTTCGTCCAGCTTAACTCGGTCGTGTCGATCAAAACGTTCTTAAGCGCCGCCACCTACTCGGCGTCGAAGGCCGCTGCCTACTCGATCACCCAGGCGCTGAGAGAAGAATTGGCAGGGCAAGGAACGGCCGTCATGAGCGTCCACCCCGGCCCCATCGCCACCGAAATGGCCGATCACGCCGGCTTCACCGACATCGCGGAACCACCGTCGGTCGTCGCCGAAGCGATCGTCGCGGCGCTTGCCAGCGGCGAGTTTCACGTCTTTCCCGACGCGATGGCCAAGCAGTTTCACTCCGGCTACGAAAGTTACGCGAAAAACTTCATCGAAGCTGACATGGCTGAAGCGTAA
- the metF gene encoding methylenetetrahydrofolate reductase [NAD(P)H], which yields MNLADYYSPGRLGLSFELFPPKTDKGDASLMLHVEKLVKFKPDYITCTYGAGGSTRGKTLDIVEKVKQVFGVPVASHLTLVESTVADLRLYLAEAERRGVDYIVALRGDPPQGQKKFTPAAKGLSYASELVELIKDEFQEFGVAVAGYPEKHLEAESLEIDIDRLKHKVDSGADIIITQLFYRNQDFYEFREKCVANGINVPIVPGIFPIVNGAQIQRIGSMCGAKIPRVLVEALQKKPDDTEYHMQVGVEYATRQIQELTEAGIPGLHFYVLNRSEATAAILANVRYAKSRS from the coding sequence ATGAATCTCGCAGACTATTACTCGCCCGGTCGACTCGGGCTGTCGTTCGAACTCTTCCCCCCCAAGACCGACAAGGGGGACGCGTCGCTGATGCTGCACGTCGAGAAGCTGGTCAAGTTCAAACCAGACTACATCACGTGCACCTACGGCGCCGGCGGTTCGACGCGCGGCAAGACGCTCGACATCGTCGAAAAGGTAAAACAGGTCTTCGGCGTACCGGTGGCGTCTCACCTGACGCTGGTCGAATCGACCGTCGCCGATCTGCGGCTCTACCTGGCCGAAGCGGAACGTCGCGGCGTCGACTACATCGTCGCCCTGCGCGGAGACCCGCCGCAAGGTCAGAAGAAATTCACGCCGGCCGCTAAGGGGCTGAGCTACGCCTCGGAACTGGTCGAGCTGATCAAAGATGAGTTCCAGGAGTTTGGCGTCGCCGTCGCCGGCTATCCCGAAAAGCACCTGGAAGCGGAATCGCTCGAAATCGATATCGACCGTTTGAAGCACAAGGTCGATTCGGGCGCCGACATCATCATCACGCAGCTCTTCTATCGCAACCAAGACTTCTACGAGTTCCGCGAGAAGTGCGTCGCCAACGGCATCAACGTACCGATCGTCCCCGGCATCTTCCCGATCGTCAACGGCGCGCAGATCCAACGGATTGGCTCGATGTGCGGCGCCAAGATCCCGCGGGTGCTGGTCGAAGCGCTGCAGAAGAAGCCGGACGACACCGAATACCACATGCAAGTCGGCGTCGAATATGCAACCCGTCAGATCCAAGAGCTGACCGAAGCCGGCATCCCGGGCCTACACTTCTATGTGCTGAATCGCTCGGAAGCGACCGCCGCCATTTTGGCCAACGTCCGCTACGCCAAGAGCCGCAGCTAA
- a CDS encoding VOC family protein produces MSLAHFTVATQDAETTAEFFTQIFGWQRIGVPRNTGVLAIWLDIGDGQQMHVLQIEGFEVSPFEEEYGRHFAFFFPAAELPQIRARLADAGVEVIPPIRPTPFERFFFRDPTGYMWEVIDHDHFVRE; encoded by the coding sequence ATGAGTCTGGCCCACTTTACCGTCGCCACCCAAGACGCCGAAACGACCGCCGAGTTCTTCACCCAGATCTTTGGCTGGCAGCGCATCGGCGTACCGCGCAACACCGGCGTCTTGGCGATCTGGCTCGACATTGGCGACGGGCAGCAGATGCACGTGCTGCAGATCGAAGGGTTTGAAGTCTCGCCGTTTGAAGAAGAATACGGGCGGCACTTCGCCTTCTTCTTTCCGGCGGCCGAACTGCCCCAAATCCGCGCGCGATTGGCGGACGCCGGCGTCGAAGTCATCCCGCCGATTCGGCCAACGCCGTTCGAGCGATTCTTTTTCCGCGATCCGACCGGCTACATGTGGGAAGTGATTGACCACGATCATTTTGTTCGAGAGTAA
- a CDS encoding purine-nucleoside phosphorylase: MLDLFDKIEEAVAAIRKKWDKVPAAGIILGTGLGGLVEEIEIEASLEYEEIPNFPTSTAISHRGRLVYGMLNGLPVVAMEGRFHMYEGYSLKQITLPVRVMKALGAELLVCSNASGGMNPYFNCGDIMVIEDQINLLGDNPLIGINDDRLGPRFPDMCEPYDLKLVDMALEIARAENIVAHKGVFVAVAGPNLETRAEYRFLRQIGADAVGMSTVPEVIVAVHCGMKVVALSIITDMCLPDALKPANVEEIIATANEAQPRLCTLVKGVLARVQAG; the protein is encoded by the coding sequence ATGCTCGACCTGTTCGACAAAATCGAAGAAGCGGTCGCCGCCATTCGCAAAAAGTGGGACAAAGTTCCAGCGGCCGGCATTATTTTGGGCACTGGTTTGGGCGGCCTGGTCGAAGAGATCGAGATTGAAGCGTCGCTGGAATACGAGGAAATTCCGAATTTCCCGACGTCGACGGCGATTAGCCATCGCGGCCGACTCGTCTACGGGATGCTGAATGGCCTGCCGGTTGTGGCGATGGAAGGCCGCTTCCATATGTACGAGGGCTATTCGCTGAAGCAAATCACCCTGCCGGTCCGCGTGATGAAGGCGCTGGGCGCCGAGCTGCTGGTCTGCTCCAACGCCTCTGGCGGGATGAACCCGTACTTCAATTGCGGCGACATCATGGTGATCGAAGATCAGATCAACCTGCTGGGGGACAACCCGCTGATCGGGATCAATGACGATCGCTTGGGCCCGCGGTTCCCCGACATGTGCGAACCGTACGACCTGAAGCTGGTCGACATGGCGCTCGAAATCGCCCGCGCTGAAAACATCGTCGCCCACAAGGGCGTTTTCGTCGCGGTCGCCGGGCCGAACCTGGAAACCCGCGCCGAGTATCGTTTCCTGCGTCAGATCGGCGCCGATGCGGTCGGCATGTCGACCGTGCCGGAAGTGATCGTCGCGGTCCACTGCGGCATGAAGGTGGTGGCGCTGTCGATCATTACCGACATGTGCCTGCCCGACGCGCTGAAGCCGGCCAACGTCGAAGAGATCATCGCCACCGCCAACGAGGCGCAGCCGCGGCTTTGCACGCTGGTCAAGGGAGTTTTGGCGCGCGTCCAAGCGGGCTAG
- a CDS encoding NAD(P)/FAD-dependent oxidoreductase translates to MDRQQAVIIGAGPAGLTAAYELLTRSNIKPIVLEMSDMVGGISRTINYKGNRIDIGGHRFFSKSDRVMDWWVNMLPIEEGAKASFTIKYQNQTREVNNNAGGEARCLDPEKTDDVMLVRPRKSRIYFLRRFFDYPISLSTQTVTNLGPMRMAKIGASYMQARAFPIKDEQNLEQFFINRFGRELYLTFFKSYTEKVWGVPCDEISAAWGAQRIKGLSITKAIMHAVKKPFQKKSSDVSQKGVETSLIEQFLYPKHGPGQMWETCAKKIEELGGELHYKTKVDQLHIEGDKLVGVTVVNEQGEKRRIDGDYVFSTMPVNELIRSIDADVPENVKEVAAGLQFRDFITVGMLVNKLKIKESTPEGEQLVRDNWIYIQERDVLIGRLQIFNNWSKYLVADQNTVWLGLEYFCYENDELWKKSDEDMAELGRQELAKIDIIDADDVLDSTVIRVPKTYPAYFGTYDRFSEIREYVDSFDNLFLIGRNGMHRYNNQDHSMLAAMTAVDNICAGSTEKNNIWDVNTEQEYHEEAKK, encoded by the coding sequence ATGGATCGCCAACAAGCCGTCATCATTGGCGCCGGACCTGCCGGCCTGACCGCCGCTTACGAACTGCTGACCCGGAGCAACATCAAGCCGATCGTGCTGGAGATGTCGGACATGGTCGGCGGCATCTCGCGAACCATCAACTACAAGGGGAACCGCATCGACATCGGCGGGCACCGCTTCTTCTCGAAGTCGGACCGCGTGATGGACTGGTGGGTGAACATGCTGCCGATCGAGGAAGGCGCCAAGGCGAGTTTCACGATCAAGTATCAGAATCAAACCCGCGAGGTGAACAACAACGCTGGCGGCGAAGCCCGGTGCCTGGATCCCGAAAAGACCGACGACGTGATGTTGGTCCGCCCCCGCAAGAGCCGCATCTATTTCCTCCGCCGTTTCTTTGACTATCCGATTTCGCTCAGCACGCAGACAGTCACCAACCTGGGACCGATGCGAATGGCGAAGATCGGCGCCAGCTACATGCAGGCCCGGGCCTTCCCGATCAAAGACGAACAAAACCTGGAACAGTTCTTCATCAACCGCTTCGGCCGCGAGCTATACCTCACCTTCTTCAAGTCGTACACCGAGAAGGTCTGGGGCGTGCCGTGCGACGAAATCAGCGCCGCTTGGGGCGCTCAGCGGATCAAAGGCCTGTCGATCACCAAGGCGATCATGCACGCCGTGAAGAAGCCGTTCCAGAAAAAATCGTCCGACGTCAGCCAGAAGGGAGTCGAGACCTCGCTGATCGAGCAGTTCCTCTATCCCAAACATGGCCCCGGCCAGATGTGGGAAACGTGCGCCAAGAAGATTGAAGAGCTTGGCGGCGAACTTCACTACAAGACGAAAGTCGACCAGCTCCACATCGAGGGAGACAAACTGGTTGGCGTCACCGTCGTCAACGAACAAGGCGAAAAACGTCGTATCGACGGCGACTACGTCTTCTCGACAATGCCAGTTAATGAACTGATTCGCTCGATCGACGCGGACGTTCCGGAGAACGTCAAAGAAGTCGCCGCGGGGCTGCAGTTCCGCGACTTTATTACCGTCGGCATGCTGGTCAACAAGCTGAAGATCAAAGAGTCGACGCCTGAAGGAGAACAACTGGTCCGCGACAACTGGATCTACATCCAAGAGCGCGACGTGTTAATCGGCCGCCTGCAGATCTTCAACAACTGGAGCAAGTACCTGGTCGCCGATCAAAACACGGTTTGGCTCGGCCTGGAGTACTTCTGCTACGAGAACGACGAGTTGTGGAAGAAGTCGGATGAAGACATGGCCGAACTGGGCCGCCAGGAACTGGCCAAGATCGACATCATCGACGCCGACGACGTGCTCGACTCCACCGTGATTCGCGTTCCCAAGACCTATCCGGCCTACTTCGGCACATACGATCGGTTCAGCGAAATTCGTGAGTATGTCGACAGCTTCGACAATTTGTTCCTGATCGGCCGCAACGGCATGCATCGCTACAACAACCAGGATCACTCGATGCTGGCCGCGATGACGGCGGTCGACAACATCTGCGCCGGTTCGACCGAAAAGAACAACATCTGGGACGTCAACACCGAGCAGGAATATCACGAAGAGGCGAAGAAGTAG
- a CDS encoding DUF480 domain-containing protein, which produces MDQENSGGEKQWRPVNKVQRRILGVLIEKAKTTPDAYPMTLNGLTTGCNQKSNRDPQMSLDADDVEEALDQLREIGAVAEVHGDGRVVKFRHYMKDWLACEGNELAVMAELLLRGSQTVGELRGRAARMGKIPDMASLTPILRGLQEKGLVVPLTPEGRGQIVTHGLYCEKELEEQRRTLGGGVTVTTLAAERPVVQAHPVGQTGATAVATAKPPVEATDAPHESPLVRELRKEIEDLKGEMGRMKKDIEDLWSNLG; this is translated from the coding sequence ATGGACCAAGAAAACTCAGGCGGCGAAAAACAATGGCGCCCCGTCAACAAAGTACAGCGGCGGATCCTAGGCGTATTGATCGAAAAGGCGAAGACGACGCCCGACGCTTATCCGATGACCCTGAACGGGCTGACGACCGGTTGCAATCAAAAGAGCAACCGCGATCCGCAGATGAGCCTGGACGCCGACGACGTGGAAGAGGCGCTCGACCAACTGCGTGAGATCGGCGCGGTGGCCGAAGTGCATGGCGATGGCCGCGTCGTCAAGTTTCGTCACTACATGAAGGACTGGCTCGCCTGTGAAGGAAACGAACTGGCGGTCATGGCCGAGTTGCTCCTCCGCGGTTCGCAGACCGTCGGCGAACTGCGCGGTCGCGCCGCCCGGATGGGCAAGATTCCGGACATGGCGTCGCTGACGCCGATCTTGCGGGGCCTGCAAGAGAAAGGCCTGGTCGTGCCGCTCACCCCGGAAGGACGCGGCCAGATCGTCACGCACGGGCTCTACTGCGAAAAAGAACTGGAAGAGCAGCGCCGCACACTTGGCGGCGGAGTGACCGTCACCACCCTAGCCGCCGAGCGCCCGGTCGTCCAAGCGCACCCAGTCGGCCAAACGGGCGCCACCGCCGTCGCCACGGCCAAACCGCCGGTTGAAGCGACCGACGCGCCCCATGAAAGCCCGTTGGTCCGCGAACTGCGCAAGGAGATCGAGGATCTGAAGGGAGAGATGGGGCGGATGAAGAAGGATATTGAGGATTTGTGGTCGAACCTGGGGTAG
- a CDS encoding protein-L-isoaspartate(D-aspartate) O-methyltransferase, with amino-acid sequence MYSACSSDEMAKYAALRKEVVMRQLRGRDIRDTAVLSAMGDVPRHEFLPPRQRRLAYDDCAVALSSGQTISQPYIVALMSQLAEIQPGARVLDIGAGSGYQSAVLAEMGAEVYAIEILPELAAAAKERLCRLGDGDVHLRQGDGYAGWPTAAPFDAILIAAAAPKIPPLLPAQLATGGRLILPVGEGAQVLQCVHKLAEDKFECRNVSAVQFVPMVGQVRQ; translated from the coding sequence ATGTACTCTGCGTGCTCCTCCGACGAAATGGCGAAATACGCTGCGTTGCGAAAGGAAGTGGTTATGCGGCAACTTCGTGGTCGTGATATTCGGGATACCGCAGTCCTGTCCGCAATGGGGGACGTCCCAAGGCACGAGTTCCTCCCACCCCGCCAGCGGCGTCTCGCTTACGACGACTGCGCCGTTGCGTTGAGTTCGGGACAAACGATTTCGCAGCCCTACATCGTTGCGCTCATGTCGCAATTGGCCGAGATCCAGCCCGGTGCGCGCGTCTTGGACATCGGCGCCGGATCGGGCTACCAATCGGCGGTGCTGGCCGAAATGGGCGCCGAAGTCTACGCGATCGAAATCTTGCCGGAATTAGCTGCGGCGGCCAAGGAGCGGCTTTGCAGGCTCGGCGATGGCGACGTTCACTTGAGGCAAGGAGATGGCTATGCCGGCTGGCCAACCGCCGCTCCGTTTGACGCCATCTTGATCGCCGCCGCCGCTCCCAAAATCCCGCCACTACTGCCTGCACAGTTGGCTACCGGAGGTCGCTTGATCTTGCCGGTCGGTGAAGGCGCGCAAGTCTTGCAATGCGTGCACAAGCTGGCCGAAGACAAATTCGAGTGCCGCAACGTTTCGGCCGTGCAATTCGTCCCGATGGTCGGCCAGGTCCGCCAATAG
- a CDS encoding sugar phosphate isomerase/epimerase family protein, producing MKRSRREFLTAATAAAALSPLGHVAAAEPEATQPAAPAAKKISNRIAISTYSFWQFRHKHLRDIEKCIQLSAEMGFDAVEILHRQMTDESPAYLQKLKRTALVNGVDLCGFSTHQGFLSPDKEKRQRNIDETIRYIRLAYEMGIPTMRVNTGTWGTSKDFDDLMANRGIEKPIEGYTDEDGYKWVIDSLEKCLPEAEKCGVLLGLENHWGLGRTPEGVLRIVDAIDNPWLQVTLDTGNFLEDPYDRLAMMASKAIYVQAKTYFGGGLWYTLDLDYPRIAKLLHEKGYRGYVALEFEGREDPLAGIPQSLSLLRSAFA from the coding sequence ATGAAACGATCACGACGTGAGTTCTTGACCGCCGCGACTGCCGCCGCCGCTCTTTCGCCTTTGGGCCATGTCGCCGCCGCTGAACCGGAAGCGACGCAACCGGCAGCGCCCGCCGCTAAGAAGATCTCGAACCGGATCGCAATCTCGACCTATTCGTTTTGGCAATTTCGGCACAAGCATCTCCGCGACATCGAAAAGTGCATTCAGCTTTCGGCCGAGATGGGATTTGACGCCGTCGAGATTCTTCATCGCCAGATGACCGACGAGTCGCCCGCCTACCTGCAAAAGCTAAAGCGGACGGCGCTGGTCAACGGCGTCGATCTCTGCGGCTTCTCGACGCACCAAGGTTTTCTTTCGCCTGACAAAGAGAAGCGTCAGCGGAACATCGACGAAACGATTCGCTACATTCGCCTGGCGTACGAGATGGGCATCCCTACGATGCGGGTCAACACCGGCACCTGGGGAACGAGCAAAGACTTCGACGACCTGATGGCGAATCGCGGTATCGAGAAGCCGATCGAAGGCTACACCGACGAGGATGGCTACAAGTGGGTGATCGACAGCCTGGAGAAGTGCCTGCCGGAGGCGGAAAAGTGCGGCGTGCTGCTTGGCCTGGAGAACCATTGGGGCCTCGGCCGCACGCCGGAAGGCGTGTTGCGGATCGTCGACGCCATCGACAATCCTTGGCTGCAGGTGACGCTCGATACCGGCAACTTCCTTGAGGATCCGTACGACCGCCTGGCGATGATGGCGTCGAAAGCGATCTACGTGCAGGCCAAGACCTACTTCGGTGGTGGACTTTGGTACACCCTGGATCTGGACTACCCACGAATCGCAAAGCTTTTGCACGAAAAGGGTTACCGCGGATATGTGGCCCTGGAGTTTGAAGGGCGCGAAGATCCGCTTGCGGGAATTCCCCAAAGTTTATCTCTACTTCGCAGTGCTTTCGCCTAA
- a CDS encoding putative sugar nucleotidyl transferase, producing the protein MNIVLFEDADVAKLYPITVGRPAYAVSCASYTLVDLLTPCCTAIRGVVRPHLIEPQRFDRPPLHQTQLDDAQPTLLVSAVVAPTAANRRTLVEWATSGKSGAIYAGERLLAALLPAKTPLPAREANAYELRDYLAGPAIAKLPAAAHQLTWFNYPHDVVQANLDTFADNLELRLQEGDYQQRQDGVFLAGEANIGDHVVWDSSSGPIIVEPGATIGPYCYVRGPVYIGRGARILEHAAIKDSVSLSHTTKIGGEVEGTVIEPYSNKQHHGFLGHSYLGSWVNLGAGTSNSDLKNTYGTVKMEYRGEKVATGMQFLGAIVGDYAKTAINTGIFTGKTVGVCSMLYGFVTTNVASFVNYARLFGQVTELPADVMIATQERMFLRRKVEQRPCDIQLIHDMYLLTQDERQLAGEPLAL; encoded by the coding sequence ATGAATATCGTTCTGTTTGAAGACGCCGACGTCGCCAAACTCTATCCGATCACCGTCGGTCGACCGGCGTACGCCGTCAGTTGCGCCAGTTACACGCTGGTCGATCTGCTGACCCCCTGCTGCACAGCGATCCGGGGGGTAGTACGGCCCCATCTAATCGAACCGCAGAGGTTTGATCGCCCTCCCCTACACCAAACCCAGTTGGACGACGCGCAGCCGACGCTATTGGTCAGCGCCGTCGTAGCGCCGACCGCCGCCAATCGCCGCACGCTGGTCGAGTGGGCCACCAGCGGCAAGTCAGGCGCCATCTACGCCGGAGAGCGTCTGCTGGCCGCTTTGCTGCCTGCCAAGACGCCGTTGCCGGCTCGTGAGGCCAACGCCTATGAGCTGCGCGACTATCTGGCCGGTCCGGCAATCGCCAAGCTGCCGGCGGCTGCGCATCAGCTGACCTGGTTCAATTACCCGCACGACGTCGTCCAGGCGAATCTCGATACGTTCGCCGACAATCTCGAGTTGCGGCTCCAGGAAGGCGACTACCAGCAGCGGCAAGATGGCGTCTTTCTGGCCGGCGAGGCCAATATCGGCGACCATGTCGTCTGGGATTCCTCCTCGGGACCGATCATCGTCGAGCCGGGCGCCACGATTGGCCCCTACTGCTACGTACGGGGGCCGGTCTATATTGGACGTGGCGCCCGCATCCTGGAACATGCGGCGATCAAAGATTCGGTCTCTCTCTCGCACACGACCAAGATCGGGGGCGAGGTCGAAGGGACCGTGATCGAACCTTATTCCAACAAACAGCATCATGGCTTTCTGGGACATAGCTACCTGGGAAGCTGGGTAAACCTGGGTGCCGGAACCTCCAACAGCGACCTGAAGAACACGTACGGTACGGTTAAGATGGAGTACCGTGGAGAGAAGGTCGCGACCGGGATGCAGTTCCTGGGGGCGATCGTCGGCGATTACGCCAAGACGGCGATCAACACCGGCATCTTCACCGGCAAGACCGTCGGAGTCTGCAGTATGCTGTATGGCTTCGTCACCACCAACGTCGCCAGCTTCGTCAACTACGCCCGGCTGTTTGGCCAGGTGACCGAGTTGCCGGCCGACGTGATGATCGCCACGCAAGAGCGGATGTTCCTGCGGCGGAAGGTGGAACAGCGGCCCTGCGACATCCAGCTGATCCACGACATGTATTTACTGACGCAAGACGAGAGGCAACTAGCCGGCGAACCGCTGGCTCTTTAA
- a CDS encoding GGDEF domain-containing protein, whose amino-acid sequence MESVTTIQFSTFLIGVTCGVFPLLAGLWIGIKLMRDHNPPTDTSGEVEKAALIMQRMSQYMRGLAGDVHEQRDVMATIEERIGEARRTASGSKSLEHAIDLLKVMNDANDGLQERLKRAETLINEQTEQLAATLSEARTDALTKLFNRRAFDEELQKRWALWSRKRRPFCVMLADIDFFKKINDKHGHQIGDLVLQAVAKNLVQTTRDADYVTRYGGEEFAILLPETDLDKANEAAQRIVAAIQAETFREGAIEIPLTLSVGVAQVGDAADAETLVAKADEALYAAKTGGRNRGYFYDGNRVVPIIKEEDVMVEPARDFREVCADLRSRLLEATH is encoded by the coding sequence ATGGAATCGGTCACCACGATTCAGTTCTCGACTTTCTTGATCGGCGTCACTTGTGGCGTCTTTCCCCTGTTGGCGGGTTTGTGGATCGGCATCAAGTTGATGCGCGATCACAATCCGCCCACCGATACCAGCGGCGAGGTTGAAAAAGCGGCCCTGATCATGCAGCGGATGTCGCAGTACATGCGCGGCTTGGCTGGCGACGTGCACGAACAACGGGACGTGATGGCGACGATCGAAGAGCGAATCGGCGAAGCCCGCCGCACCGCATCGGGATCGAAGTCGCTAGAGCACGCCATCGATCTGCTGAAAGTGATGAACGACGCGAACGACGGTTTGCAAGAACGGCTAAAGCGAGCCGAAACGCTGATTAACGAACAGACCGAGCAACTGGCCGCGACGCTGTCGGAAGCCCGGACCGATGCATTGACCAAGCTGTTCAATCGCCGCGCGTTTGACGAAGAGTTGCAAAAGCGTTGGGCGCTGTGGAGCCGTAAACGCCGACCCTTCTGCGTGATGCTGGCCGACATCGACTTCTTCAAGAAAATCAATGACAAGCATGGGCATCAGATCGGCGACCTGGTCTTACAAGCCGTCGCCAAAAACTTGGTGCAAACGACCCGCGACGCCGACTATGTGACGCGCTACGGGGGCGAGGAATTCGCCATTTTGCTGCCGGAGACCGATCTCGACAAAGCGAACGAAGCGGCCCAGCGGATCGTCGCGGCGATTCAAGCCGAGACGTTTCGTGAAGGGGCGATTGAGATTCCGCTGACGCTTAGCGTCGGCGTCGCCCAGGTCGGCGACGCGGCGGATGCAGAAACGTTGGTCGCCAAGGCGGATGAAGCTCTCTACGCCGCCAAGACCGGGGGCCGCAATCGGGGCTACTTCTACGATGGCAATCGCGTCGTGCCCATCATCAAGGAAGAGGATGTCATGGTTGAGCCGGCTCGCGACTTCCGCGAAGTCTGTGCCGATCTACGCTCGCGCCTGTTGGAAGCGACGCACTAA